The genomic interval GGGTTGTCCTCGGGGGAGAGGACGATGCCGAGGCCGTTGAGCACGATGTTCGCCACGCCCGCGTAGGTGATGCCCACCAGCAGCGAGGCCACCAGCAGCATGACGCGCGAGTGGGACGGGAGCGTGAGGATCATCAGGACGACGGAGGCCGCGGCGCCGACGAGCCCGATCCGCAGGACGCGCCCGTATCCGAAGGTGGCGGCGAGCCGCCCGGCGATCGGGCCCATGGCCAGTCCGGCGAGGGCGTAGGGCGTCAGCGTCCACCACGCGGACTGCTCGGCGGTCATGCCGAGACCGGCCTCGGCGTCCTGCGCGAACGACGGGATCAGCCCGTTCATGACGGCGAAGACGCCCGTCATGGTGAGCACGGTGGTCAGCAGGGTCGCCCAGGTCGCGCGCCGGCGCAGGTGGTGCGTGGCGACCAGCGGGTGACCGCTGCGGTCCTCGGTCCGCCAGAACAGGGCGAAGGCGACGGCGGCGACGGCCGTCAGGACGCCGACGAGCGCCCAGTTCGCGGCGCCGAGCTTGCCGGCCTCGTTGAGCGCGACGAGCAGCGAGCCGACCGACACGACCAGGAGGCCGACGCCGGGCCAGTCCATCCGGTTCGCGGCGGGCACCTTGGACTCGGGGGTCAGCGTCGCGACGAGGACGGTGGCGACGACGGCCACGACGGCCATCGCCCAGAAGACCGCCTGGAAGCCGTGGTTGTCGGCGAGGAAGCCGCCCGCGAGGGAGTCGACGCCGGCGATGCCGCCGTTCACCGCGGTGATCACGCCCAGCAGGGTGCCGTACCGCTTCGGCTCGGTGACCTCCACCCGCAGCATGATCAGGCAGAGCGGGACCGTCGGGCCGGACACGCCCTGGATCACCCGGCCGACGAAGAGCATGGGCACGCTCTGCGCCAGCGCGGCGACCACGCAGCCGACGGCCATCAGGGCCAGCATCCCGGCCAGGACCTTCCGGCGGCCGATGACGTCGCCCAGCCGCGGCAGGAAGAGCGAGAACAGGGCGGCCGAGGTGAAGAACGCGGTCTGGGTGAGCCCGATCTCGGCGGAGCTGGCACCGAGGCTGTCCTCGATGCTCTTGAGCGCCGGGCTGAGCATGCTGGCGTTGAGCTGGAAGGCGACACAGGCCGTGAGCAGTGCGGTGACCAGCACCGCCACTCGGGTGGGGCGACTGCTGGTCGCGCCGGTGGGCCGGTCGCCGGGGGTGCGGTCAGTGCGGGAAGGGTTCATGCCTCGTGGATCTCTGCGAGCGCAGCGAAGCGGCTGCTACCGGAGTGGTCAAAGATACCGACTCCGGTCAAAAGGGTCATTTCTCTGGGGTGCCGGTCACGCGGATGGTCGTGTGGGCTCCCAAACACAGGAAAGCCCCAGCAAATGCTGGGGCTTTCCTTCGGTGTCCGAGGGGGGACTTGAACCCCCACGCCCGATAAAGGGCACTAGCACCTCAAGCTAGCGCGTCTGCCATTCCGCCACCCGGACCAGGTGTTTTGTCTTCCGGGCTGTTCCCCTTCCGACGAGGAAAACAATACCAAAGATCTGGGGGTGCTCGATCACCCGCTCAGCGGGGCCACGGCGGCCCGGTCCGCGGGCCCGCGCGGCGGGCTCGTCGACGGCCCCCGCGGCGGGCTCTGTGACGGGCGGATGTCGGCAGCATTGCGGCCTTGGGCTGAGGCGGACGGAGAGAGAGGATGGCGATGGACCACGCCGCGGGCCCGGCCTCCTCCGGGCGGGCGCGCGGCAGCGAACCAGAGGAGGCAGCGTGAGCGAGTCGAAGCCGGCCGGCGCCGGTAAGGGCAGGAGCGCCGGGGACGCCGAGAGGGAGGTCGTCGACCTCTGCCGCGATCTGATCCGGATCGACACCAGTAACTACGGCGACCACTCCGGGCCGGGCGAGCGCGCCGCCGCCGAGTACGTGGCCGAGAAGCTCGCCGAGGTCGGTCTCGAGCCGCAGATCTTCGAGTCCCACAAGGGCCGCGCCTCGACGGTGGCGAGGATCGAGGGCGAGGACCCGTCCCGCCCGGCCCTGCTCATCCACGGCCACACCGACGTCGTCCCGGCCAACGCCGAGGACTGGACCCACCACCCCTTCGCGGGCGAGATCGCCGACGGCTGCCTGTGGGGGCGCGGCGCGGTCGACATGAAGGACATGGACGCGATGACCCTCGCGGTCGTCCGCGACCGGATGCGCTCCGGGCGCAAGCCCCCGCGCGACATCGTGCTGGCCTTCCTCGCGGACGAGGAGGCCGGCGGCGTCTACGGCGCCCGCCACCTGGTGGACAAGCACCCCGGGCTCTTCGAGGGGGTGACCGAGGCGATCGGCGAGGTCGGCGGCTTCTCCTTCACCGTCAACGAGAACCTGCGGCTCTATCTGATCGAGACCGCCCAGAAGGGCATGCACTGGATGCGGCTCACCGTGGACGGCACCGCCGGGCACGGCTCGATGACCAACAAGGACAACGCGATCACGGAGCTGTGCGAGGCGGTCGGCCGGCTCGGGCGGCACGAGTTCCCGGTCCGGGTGACCAAGACCGTGCGGTCCTTCCTCGACGAGCTCTCCGACGCGCTCGGCACCCCGCTCGACCCCGAGGACATGGAGACGACGCTCGCCAAGCTGGGCGGCATCGCCAAGATGATCGGCACCACCCTGCGCAACACCGCGGCCCCGACCATGCTCGGCGCCGGGTACAAGGTGAACGTCATCCCGGGCCAGGCCGTCGCGCACGTCGACGGCCGGTTCCTGCCGGGGTACGAGGAGGAGTTCCTCGCCGACCTCGACCGGATCCTCGGGCCGCGGGTCAGGCGCGAGGACGTCCACGCGGACAAGGCGCTGGAGACGAGCTTCGACGGCGCCCTCGTCGACGCGATGCAGTCGGCGCTCAAGGCCGAGGACCCGATCGCGCGGGCCGTGCCGTACATGCTCTCCGGCGGCACCGACGCCAAGTCCTTCGACGACCTCGGCATCCGCTGCTTCGGCTTCGCGCCGCTCCAGCTGCCGCCGGAGCTCGACTTCGCGGGGATGTTCCACGGCGTCGACGAGCGGGTACCGCTGGAGGGCCTGAAGTTCGGCGCACGGGTGCTCGACCGGTTCATCGATCAGTGCTGAAACATCGTAAGTTCGTTTCTTCGCCACCGGAAAGGGTGAATGAATTGAGGGTTGCGTAGCCCGATTACCTCCTCGTCGTTACAGGTGTGCGGTCCGCGGCTGGGACCGCTTGCCAACTAGGAGGAATCCATGCTCAAGAAGGTTGTCGCTGCTGCGGCGGTCACCGGTGGCGTCGTACTGGCGGGCTCGGGCATCGCCATGGCCAGCTCGGGTGCGCAGGGCGCCGCGGTGAACTCCCCCGGCGTCGTGTCGGGGAACGTCATCCAGGTGCCTGTCCAGGTCCCGGTGAACCTCTGCGGCAACTCGATCAACGTCGTCGGGCTGCTGAACCCCACCTTCGGCAACAAGTGCGTCAACAACTGACGTTGTGCCTCATCCCGTAAAGGGTGTGAAGGGCGGCTCCGGGGTGCGCTGCGTGCGCGCCTCCGGAGCCGTCCGGTCTTCCTGCGCGTGGGCCTCGTGCGCCCACGCGTGTTCCGCACGGTAAGGCAAGAGAGGCAGTAACGTCATGCGACAGGTGGCCAAGAAGAGCTTGATCACCGCGGCGGCGGCAAGTGGCGTGATCGCCATGACCGGCGCGTACTCCTACGCGGACTCGGGGGCCCACGGCGCGGCCTCCCACTCGCCGGGTGTGGCGTCCGGTAACACCGTCCAGGTCCCCGTGCACGTCCCGGTGAACGCCTGCGGCAACACCGTGAACGTGATCGGTGCGCTCAACCCGGCCTCGGGCAACCGCTGTGCCAACGGCGGCGACCACGGCAAGGGCGGCCACGGCAAGGGCGGCGGCAACCACGGCGGAGGGGGCGCGCACGGCGCGGCCTCCGACTCCCCGGGCGTCGCCTCCGGTAACACCGTCCAGGTCCCGGTGCACGTCCCGGTGAACGCCTGCGGCAACAGCGTCAGCGTCGTCGGCATCGGGAACTCCGCCACCGGCAACGGCTGCGCCAACGCCGGTGGCCACGTCGGTGGTCACGACCACCAGTGGCCGGGTCACCCCGGGCACCAGAACCCGCCCCACCAGCCTCCGGGCAAGCCGGGGGAGCACAAGCCCCCCACGCACCACACCCCGGGGCACGAGCAGCCCGGCCACAAGCCGCCTGCCCACCCCCACAAGCCGGCGGACCACAAGCCCGCCGAGCACCCGGCCGGCCACAAGCCGGGCGGACACCCCACGGGTCACAAGCCCACCGGGGAGCACCCCGCGCACATCACCCCCGCTGCGCACCGCACCCCGGCCGAGGTGAAGGACGCCCACCGTGACGGTGGCGTCCTCGCGGCCCCGGCGGCCAAGGCCGTCGAGCTCGCGCACACCGGCGCGGGTCAGCTCGGCATGGCCGGCGCCGCCAGCGCCGGACTGCTCCTGGGCGGGGCGGTCATCTACCGCCGCGCCCGCGCCGCGCAGAACTGATCCGGCTCACCCCGGACGGAGCGCACCAGGCACACAGCACGGAGCGGGGCCCGCGGCCGCGGGCCCCGCTCCGTATGCGTTCACCATGTGGCACGCAGCTGGCGGATGATCCGGCGTCGCAGCCGCACCCGGCGGCTGCCGTCGGGATAGAGTCGCAGTCGGTCCAA from Streptomyces albireticuli carries:
- a CDS encoding chaplin, giving the protein MRQVAKKSLITAAAASGVIAMTGAYSYADSGAHGAASHSPGVASGNTVQVPVHVPVNACGNTVNVIGALNPASGNRCANGGDHGKGGHGKGGGNHGGGGAHGAASDSPGVASGNTVQVPVHVPVNACGNSVSVVGIGNSATGNGCANAGGHVGGHDHQWPGHPGHQNPPHQPPGKPGEHKPPTHHTPGHEQPGHKPPAHPHKPADHKPAEHPAGHKPGGHPTGHKPTGEHPAHITPAAHRTPAEVKDAHRDGGVLAAPAAKAVELAHTGAGQLGMAGAASAGLLLGGAVIYRRARAAQN
- a CDS encoding chaplin — translated: MLKKVVAAAAVTGGVVLAGSGIAMASSGAQGAAVNSPGVVSGNVIQVPVQVPVNLCGNSINVVGLLNPTFGNKCVNN
- a CDS encoding M20/M25/M40 family metallo-hydrolase; protein product: MSESKPAGAGKGRSAGDAEREVVDLCRDLIRIDTSNYGDHSGPGERAAAEYVAEKLAEVGLEPQIFESHKGRASTVARIEGEDPSRPALLIHGHTDVVPANAEDWTHHPFAGEIADGCLWGRGAVDMKDMDAMTLAVVRDRMRSGRKPPRDIVLAFLADEEAGGVYGARHLVDKHPGLFEGVTEAIGEVGGFSFTVNENLRLYLIETAQKGMHWMRLTVDGTAGHGSMTNKDNAITELCEAVGRLGRHEFPVRVTKTVRSFLDELSDALGTPLDPEDMETTLAKLGGIAKMIGTTLRNTAAPTMLGAGYKVNVIPGQAVAHVDGRFLPGYEEEFLADLDRILGPRVRREDVHADKALETSFDGALVDAMQSALKAEDPIARAVPYMLSGGTDAKSFDDLGIRCFGFAPLQLPPELDFAGMFHGVDERVPLEGLKFGARVLDRFIDQC